The proteins below are encoded in one region of Phycisphaerae bacterium:
- a CDS encoding helix-turn-helix domain-containing protein, whose product MSDIRLTPDPMGDPLLNSRSLCKFLDCTDRTLRTWRALGRLPDADVCIGRNLRWRRSTIERWLEQETRQRGRCDR is encoded by the coding sequence GTGAGTGACATCCGGTTGACACCCGATCCTATGGGCGATCCCCTGCTCAATTCACGGAGTTTGTGCAAGTTCTTGGACTGCACCGATCGAACGCTCCGAACCTGGCGTGCCCTCGGGCGGCTCCCCGACGCGGACGTGTGCATCGGACGCAATCTTCGATGGCGACGCTCGACAATCGAGCGATGGCTTGAACAAGAAACCCGGCAGCGTGGCCGGTGTGATAGGTGA
- a CDS encoding exodeoxyribonuclease V subunit gamma, with product MSVRFIIGRAGTGKTHYCLQSVRENLKQSPVDGPRLIVLVPEQAALQTERSLLESGGVGAAHRAEALSFRRLAMKVLESTGGSDRMALSEPARAMVLRHLVHVHGKKLQYYRRVDRLGGFLERLGGTISELMQECVGPEELVRRRHGGTRARRNGGRSDEATKPRRHEGEERRRHGGTEARRHGGRSDEATEPRSHEGEERKRHGGTKAQRNEGEEKDWGDDPLRAAKLADVARLYRAYLDYLGDSRVDPTQYLDLARERIARCGWLSGALLWMDGFASVSRQEMRILLELGKVCRRVEICLMGDPGAMHTAGRSGGELESLRLFRRLEETREDLEQAFAEAGVEIESPLLLKGRPGRFRDGSMLATMEARWTGNGECGIVNGEGIEKDDPHSGPCGTGNAEFGIAEEEALGADARVETGGSEERPQGGASGDAPYEGSERAREASVIGRTAQAEACGSLGGIELVELPTRRVEVEYAVSRICQWLRGEDGAPPHRLRDTAIIVRDLEPYHDLITAALSARNIPHFIDRRRPIGHHPIVELLRCAVKLVVDDLPLDSMRTLLKTGLLPLGASDADALENALIARGIEGIEAWRQAWPAWTEAGGDRGMHREQAYEEALAAQVNQARESILGVLEPWLDVVQREAVLSGPAWAEAIRSWLKHLNAAGTLAAWSTEAERRGDADEANEHRQAWRDVAAFLDDLEGAFAETELATEELARVLEHGLAALTLGLAPPMVDQVLVGSIERSRHPNIRSAVLLGFNDGMFPRRIAEDAILNDEDRTFLRGRGLRVAPPSRERLLDERLLVYIALTRPSERMVITWAAADDDGRALRASPFVEAVKGSVAGLETASVGDPVRTRSFWDIQTIQEAARRIGMEMRNRPSRAEDEEGVRGAWNGLYESLRGEMKNAECGMGNAERTGGEEDGSSGDAPYELRALGAEREARLTAESVQTLFGGTLRMSVSQLESYAACPFQHFARFSLRLRERQTSEMAAVDMGRVHHAVLERTVQEIISRKHDLVAMDEDALGGVVEDVCAAVGKELEDAARVSQARDRYQLRRTAEELRRILQAQRRIAGAGRMRPAAVELGFGFDEPGSLPALEVSTPNGRKMLVRGYIDRVDLADLAGEMLGVVIDYKRTRHRTLDLGQVFHGLSLQLPAYLLVLAARGEALAGRPVRPVGAFFVTLERTYQSVVHPDAKKGDDDEDPASGVGKPRGVLLGDHVDVLEMIGSGGQSACYNFRWKKDGDIAAIDRSDGADAAGFDKIMAIALRRIGELGDAMIDGRVEVRPFRMTGTTSPCTWCKMMPVCRFEFAPDRVRYLERLGRKEVMGGSRHEGT from the coding sequence ATGTCGGTTCGATTCATCATCGGGCGAGCGGGCACGGGCAAGACGCACTACTGTCTGCAATCCGTCCGGGAGAACCTCAAGCAAAGTCCGGTTGACGGGCCACGGTTGATCGTACTGGTTCCGGAGCAGGCGGCGCTGCAAACGGAGCGGTCGCTGCTGGAGTCGGGCGGCGTGGGGGCTGCGCATCGCGCGGAAGCGCTGTCGTTCCGGCGACTGGCGATGAAGGTATTGGAATCGACCGGCGGTTCGGACCGGATGGCACTGTCCGAGCCGGCGCGGGCGATGGTGCTGCGGCACCTCGTACACGTGCACGGGAAGAAGCTTCAGTATTACCGGCGGGTGGATCGGCTGGGCGGGTTTCTGGAGCGACTGGGGGGAACGATCTCGGAGCTGATGCAGGAGTGCGTGGGGCCGGAAGAGTTGGTTAGAAGAAGGCACGGAGGCACGAGGGCACGGAGGAACGGAGGAAGAAGCGACGAAGCCACGAAGCCACGGAGGCACGAAGGAGAAGAAAGAAGAAGGCACGGAGGCACGGAGGCACGGAGGCACGGAGGAAGAAGCGACGAAGCGACGGAGCCACGGAGCCACGAAGGGGAAGAAAGAAAAAGGCACGGAGGCACGAAGGCACAGAGGAACGAAGGGGAAGAGAAAGACTGGGGGGATGATCCGCTGCGGGCGGCGAAGCTGGCGGATGTGGCGCGGTTGTATCGAGCTTATCTCGATTACCTGGGTGACAGCCGGGTTGATCCGACGCAGTATCTCGATCTGGCGCGGGAGCGCATCGCGCGGTGCGGGTGGTTAAGCGGGGCGCTGCTGTGGATGGATGGGTTCGCGTCGGTGAGCCGGCAGGAGATGCGGATTCTGCTGGAGTTGGGGAAGGTCTGCCGGCGGGTTGAAATCTGCCTGATGGGCGATCCCGGGGCGATGCACACGGCGGGACGGTCGGGCGGGGAGCTGGAATCTCTGCGGTTGTTTCGGCGGCTGGAGGAAACGCGGGAAGACCTGGAGCAGGCGTTTGCGGAAGCCGGCGTGGAGATCGAATCCCCCCTGCTGCTGAAGGGTCGGCCGGGACGGTTTCGGGACGGTTCGATGCTGGCGACGATGGAGGCGCGATGGACGGGGAATGGGGAATGCGGAATTGTGAATGGGGAAGGAATAGAAAAAGACGATCCGCATAGCGGACCCTGCGGAACGGGGAATGCGGAATTCGGAATTGCGGAAGAAGAAGCGCTCGGAGCAGACGCGCGGGTTGAGACGGGTGGGTCCGAGGAAAGACCACAAGGTGGTGCGTCGGGGGACGCACCCTACGAAGGCTCAGAACGAGCGCGCGAAGCAAGCGTAATCGGAAGGACCGCGCAGGCTGAAGCCTGCGGCTCGTTGGGCGGGATCGAGCTGGTTGAATTGCCAACGCGGCGGGTCGAGGTCGAGTATGCAGTGTCAAGGATCTGTCAGTGGCTGCGCGGCGAGGATGGTGCGCCCCCCCACCGCCTGCGGGACACGGCCATCATCGTGCGGGACCTGGAGCCCTATCACGATCTGATCACGGCGGCCCTTTCCGCGCGGAACATTCCACACTTCATCGATCGCCGGCGCCCGATCGGGCATCACCCAATCGTCGAACTGCTTCGCTGCGCAGTGAAGCTGGTCGTTGATGACCTGCCCCTGGATTCGATGCGGACGCTGCTCAAAACGGGCTTGTTGCCGCTCGGCGCTTCGGACGCGGACGCGTTGGAGAACGCGCTGATCGCCCGGGGTATCGAGGGGATCGAGGCATGGCGCCAAGCGTGGCCGGCGTGGACGGAGGCCGGTGGCGATCGCGGAATGCACCGTGAGCAAGCGTACGAGGAAGCGCTCGCGGCGCAGGTGAATCAAGCGCGCGAGAGCATACTGGGAGTACTGGAGCCGTGGCTGGACGTCGTGCAGCGGGAGGCGGTGCTCAGCGGGCCGGCGTGGGCGGAGGCGATTCGGTCGTGGCTCAAGCACCTGAATGCGGCCGGAACGCTTGCCGCGTGGAGCACCGAGGCGGAGCGACGGGGGGATGCGGACGAGGCGAACGAGCATCGGCAGGCGTGGCGGGACGTGGCGGCGTTTCTGGACGATCTCGAGGGCGCGTTCGCGGAGACAGAACTGGCGACGGAAGAACTCGCCCGTGTGCTGGAGCACGGCCTGGCGGCGCTGACGCTGGGGCTGGCGCCGCCGATGGTAGACCAGGTGCTGGTGGGATCGATCGAGCGGAGCCGGCATCCGAACATCCGATCGGCGGTGCTGCTGGGGTTCAACGACGGGATGTTCCCGCGACGTATCGCGGAAGACGCCATTCTGAACGACGAGGATCGAACGTTTCTGCGGGGGCGCGGATTGCGCGTGGCGCCGCCATCGCGGGAGAGACTGCTCGACGAGCGCTTGCTGGTGTACATCGCCCTGACGCGGCCGAGTGAGCGCATGGTGATCACATGGGCGGCGGCGGACGACGACGGCCGGGCGCTGCGGGCATCGCCGTTTGTCGAGGCGGTGAAGGGATCGGTTGCGGGTTTGGAAACAGCGAGTGTGGGCGATCCGGTTCGGACGCGGAGCTTCTGGGACATTCAGACGATTCAAGAGGCGGCGCGGCGAATCGGAATGGAGATGCGGAACCGGCCGTCACGGGCGGAAGATGAAGAAGGCGTTCGGGGGGCGTGGAATGGGCTGTATGAGTCGCTGCGGGGGGAAATGAAGAATGCGGAATGCGGAATGGGGAATGCGGAGAGAACAGGCGGCGAGGAAGATGGTTCGTCGGGGGACGCACCCTACGAGTTGCGGGCGTTGGGGGCGGAGCGCGAGGCGCGGCTGACCGCGGAATCCGTGCAGACGCTGTTTGGCGGCACGCTACGGATGAGCGTTTCGCAACTGGAATCCTACGCGGCGTGTCCGTTCCAGCACTTTGCGCGGTTTTCGCTGCGGCTGCGCGAGCGGCAGACGTCGGAGATGGCGGCGGTGGACATGGGCCGGGTGCATCACGCGGTGCTGGAGCGAACCGTTCAGGAGATCATCAGTCGCAAGCATGATCTTGTGGCGATGGACGAGGATGCGCTGGGCGGCGTCGTGGAGGACGTATGCGCGGCCGTGGGCAAGGAACTGGAGGATGCGGCGCGCGTATCGCAGGCGCGGGATCGCTACCAGTTGCGTCGTACGGCGGAGGAGTTGCGTAGAATCCTCCAGGCGCAACGCCGGATAGCGGGTGCGGGTCGCATGCGGCCTGCGGCGGTGGAACTGGGTTTCGGATTTGACGAGCCGGGCTCATTGCCGGCGCTGGAGGTGTCGACACCGAATGGGCGGAAGATGCTCGTGCGCGGATATATCGACCGAGTGGATCTGGCGGATCTGGCCGGGGAGATGCTCGGCGTGGTCATCGACTACAAGCGGACGCGGCATCGCACGCTTGATCTCGGACAGGTGTTTCACGGGCTGTCGCTGCAACTGCCGGCGTATCTGCTGGTGCTGGCGGCGCGGGGCGAGGCGCTGGCGGGCCGGCCGGTTCGTCCGGTGGGTGCGTTCTTCGTGACGCTGGAGCGGACGTATCAATCGGTGGTGCATCCGGATGCGAAAAAGGGGGACGACGACGAGGATCCGGCGAGCGGCGTGGGGAAACCGCGTGGTGTGCTGCTCGGCGACCATGTGGATGTGCTGGAAATGATCGGGTCCGGCGGGCAGTCGGCGTGCTACAACTTTCGATGGAAGAAGGACGGGGACATCGCGGCGATCGATCGCAGCGACGGGGCGGACGCGGCGGGTTTCGACAAGATCATGGCGATTGCGCTGCGGCGGATCGGGGAGTTGGGTGACGCGATGATCGATGGTCGCGTAGAGGTGCGGCCGTTTCGGATGACGGGCACGACCTCGCCGTGTACATGGTGCAAGATGATGCCGGTGTGCCGGTTCGAGTTCGCACCGGACCGGGTGCGGTATCTGGAGAGATTGGGACGGAAGGAAGTGATGGGAGGGAGCAGGCACGAAGGCACGTAG
- a CDS encoding alkaline phosphatase family protein — protein MRGRPLNVAMLTRSVVAALGLAAAIGLTSCSRSAAKSSAAGSGAQAVDPARRKVVVIGFDGMDPRMCQRLMDEGELSNLKAMADRGGYRPLGTSIPPQSPVAWSNFITGAGPGVHGIFDFVHRDPAKQIDAYYSAAKTIESEDGWVVGEHKLPLTFWPFGDKPTETVLMRRGTPFWDYLDRAGIAVRLYDIPSNYPPTLSSAGNAKCMSGMGVPDLMGTYGTYQYFSEDTTRVTREDGGIRRGLVFVKDRASGILEGPANSYADGRTVPSTVPFVIYRHPSEATARIEIQGQTVLLRQGEWSTWKRVVFDMDMPPFLPKAKANGICRFFLQEVRPNFRLFVSQIHIDPSDPAGQRVSEPEAFVTEIYDRLGLFPTAGFQEAYKALSNEVFNDAEYREQADNVLTERLRLLGFAREEYQGGLLFFYFSSTDLQAHMFWWDSDQPHPTRTPAEARRYHKVIQDLYRSMDGVVGEIVEQYGKDALVLVLSDHGFCNFKRQFHLNTWLRQEGYIKPDDCTSVADEKAAVAVDWSRTRAYGLGLNGLYLNLKGREKLGIVEPFEKEALLREISQKLLSVRDPVDGRPVIKYVYQTSEVYDGPEAANAPDLIVGYYRDFRASWATTLGEITDSILTDNHSAWSADHCIASDEVPGVLFSNRPITRTDPALIDLAPTILEEFGVARPEAMQGKSVFGE, from the coding sequence ATGAGGGGAAGGCCGCTTAACGTCGCGATGCTGACACGAAGTGTCGTTGCCGCCCTGGGCCTGGCTGCGGCGATCGGTCTGACGTCGTGCAGTCGTTCGGCGGCGAAATCGAGCGCGGCGGGCAGCGGCGCGCAGGCGGTCGATCCCGCGCGGCGGAAAGTCGTGGTCATCGGATTCGACGGCATGGATCCGCGGATGTGCCAACGGCTGATGGACGAGGGCGAGCTGTCGAATCTGAAGGCGATGGCAGACCGCGGCGGGTATCGGCCGTTGGGTACGAGCATACCACCGCAGAGCCCGGTGGCGTGGTCGAACTTTATCACGGGTGCGGGGCCGGGGGTTCACGGCATCTTCGACTTCGTACACCGTGACCCGGCCAAGCAGATCGACGCGTATTACTCGGCGGCGAAGACGATCGAGAGCGAGGACGGCTGGGTGGTGGGCGAGCACAAGCTCCCGCTGACGTTCTGGCCGTTCGGGGACAAGCCGACCGAGACGGTGCTCATGCGGAGGGGAACGCCGTTCTGGGATTACCTCGATCGCGCGGGGATCGCGGTCCGGCTCTACGACATTCCATCCAACTACCCGCCGACGCTGTCTTCGGCGGGGAATGCCAAGTGCATGAGCGGGATGGGCGTTCCCGACCTCATGGGGACGTATGGGACGTACCAGTATTTTTCCGAAGACACGACACGGGTGACGCGCGAGGACGGCGGGATTCGGCGAGGGCTGGTGTTCGTGAAGGATCGGGCGTCGGGGATTCTGGAGGGGCCCGCCAACTCGTATGCCGACGGGCGGACGGTGCCCTCCACCGTACCATTCGTGATCTACCGGCATCCTTCGGAAGCGACGGCGCGGATCGAGATCCAAGGGCAGACGGTGCTGCTGCGGCAAGGTGAGTGGAGCACGTGGAAGCGGGTCGTATTCGACATGGACATGCCCCCGTTCCTGCCGAAAGCGAAGGCGAACGGGATCTGCCGGTTCTTCCTGCAAGAGGTGCGGCCCAACTTCCGGCTGTTCGTTTCGCAGATTCATATCGATCCGAGCGACCCGGCCGGTCAACGCGTGAGCGAGCCGGAGGCATTCGTCACGGAGATCTACGATCGGCTGGGGCTTTTCCCCACGGCGGGATTTCAGGAGGCGTACAAGGCGCTGTCCAACGAGGTGTTCAACGACGCGGAGTATCGCGAGCAGGCGGATAACGTCTTGACGGAGCGGTTGCGGTTGCTGGGCTTCGCGCGGGAGGAGTATCAAGGCGGGTTGCTGTTCTTTTACTTCTCGAGCACAGACCTCCAGGCGCACATGTTCTGGTGGGACAGCGACCAGCCGCATCCGACGCGGACGCCGGCCGAGGCACGCAGGTACCACAAGGTGATTCAGGACCTGTACCGGTCGATGGACGGCGTGGTTGGAGAGATTGTCGAGCAGTATGGGAAAGACGCGCTGGTGCTGGTGCTTTCGGACCACGGGTTCTGCAATTTCAAGCGGCAGTTCCATTTGAATACGTGGCTGCGGCAGGAGGGGTACATCAAGCCGGATGACTGTACGTCGGTCGCCGATGAGAAGGCGGCGGTGGCGGTGGACTGGAGTCGGACGCGGGCGTACGGGTTGGGGTTGAACGGGCTGTACCTGAATCTGAAGGGACGGGAGAAGCTGGGGATCGTCGAGCCGTTTGAGAAGGAGGCGCTGCTGCGGGAGATCTCGCAGAAGCTGCTGAGCGTGCGCGATCCGGTCGACGGCCGGCCGGTGATCAAGTACGTCTATCAAACAAGTGAGGTTTATGACGGGCCGGAAGCTGCGAATGCGCCGGACCTGATCGTCGGGTATTACCGGGACTTTCGGGCGTCGTGGGCGACGACGCTGGGGGAGATCACGGATTCCATCCTGACGGACAATCACTCGGCATGGAGCGCGGACCATTGCATTGCGTCGGACGAGGTTCCGGGGGTACTGTTTTCGAATCGGCCGATCACGCGGACTGACCCGGCATTGATCGATTTGGCGCCGACGATATTGGAGGAGTTCGGCGTGGCGCGGCCGGAGGCGATGCAGGGGAAGAGTGTGTTTGGCGAGTAG
- a CDS encoding DNA translocase FtsK 4TM domain-containing protein — protein MSRRTTDSMEAELPTPRSLLLPLAALTACLFFWAALLTFNPGDWPSPHQFPHNQPAVNACGQVGAFGAYWLRHVLGDGAYPLLLFFTLMALSRLTQGPIGSLWERGFGLALLVGATSTTSYLMTRGTATASLTGHGGLVGFGLGRLMTTYLDRTGTIIVVVSSLIVGLLFITEGWVLRLPGIARRTSVTAGNQAIRVIRAASATAGSVLKPAIGVTAEETEELLGAPRARASAGSGSRNKSGTAQGNLFDEEEAAEEERKSARRGRRTVEPEDEEEDEAVDEVEEDAIDEDEELDEDVDAEEEEEEEAPAQAARARAARALAGPKVNMPSPQRMARAEPYPKQIENWRLPSLDLLEAPQFNFSAQQETAVREQAKVLEGTLSEFRLDARVVEIDTGPVITMFELRLGSGVKVSQISALSNDIARALKAHAIRVVAPISGKNTIGVEVPNLQKEQVRLKELMTMAGKKASEQNLPLFLGKDASGAALVTDLTKMPHLLIAGTTGSGKSVCLNAIILSLLMTKRPDHVKLILIDPKMVEMSQFKEVPHLMCPIVTDMARAEKILEWAVTKMDERYELLAEARVRDIASYNRLGADELYRRMEPTTDEEKAQISTHLPFIVIVIDELADLMMTSAKEVEHHLSRLAQKSRAVGIHIIVATQRPEAKVLTGLIKSNLPCRICFRVASRLDSRIVLDQNGGEVLLGQGDMLLLPPGMHKLTRAQGTFLDDREVQAVLDDLASRAKPEFHPELVRIKTPGEEGDLSLRDPLFDDAVRIILESRRGSVSLLQRRLNVGYSRASRLIDQMAEAGIVGDYKGSQAREVTLTLEEWDAIRSRMEEEENEEATVSTEHEG, from the coding sequence ATGAGTCGCCGAACGACGGACAGCATGGAGGCGGAATTGCCTACGCCGAGGTCGCTCCTGCTGCCTCTGGCGGCGCTGACGGCATGTCTGTTTTTCTGGGCGGCGCTGCTGACATTCAACCCGGGCGACTGGCCCAGTCCTCACCAGTTTCCGCATAATCAACCGGCCGTGAACGCGTGCGGTCAGGTGGGCGCTTTCGGAGCGTACTGGCTGCGTCATGTTCTGGGCGATGGGGCCTATCCCCTGCTGCTGTTCTTTACGCTGATGGCGCTGTCGCGGCTGACGCAGGGGCCCATCGGGAGTCTGTGGGAGCGCGGTTTCGGACTGGCCCTGCTGGTCGGCGCGACATCCACGACCTCGTATTTGATGACCCGTGGGACGGCGACGGCGTCGCTGACGGGGCACGGAGGGCTGGTCGGGTTCGGGCTGGGTCGGTTGATGACCACGTACCTGGATCGGACGGGAACGATCATCGTCGTGGTTTCAAGCCTGATCGTGGGACTGCTGTTCATCACCGAGGGATGGGTCCTGCGCCTGCCGGGAATCGCCCGGCGGACAAGCGTGACGGCAGGAAATCAAGCGATTCGTGTGATCCGGGCGGCTTCGGCGACGGCGGGATCGGTGTTGAAACCGGCGATCGGGGTGACGGCCGAGGAAACCGAGGAACTTCTCGGAGCGCCGCGCGCACGCGCGTCGGCGGGATCGGGTTCGCGGAACAAGTCCGGGACCGCTCAAGGGAATCTCTTCGACGAGGAAGAGGCCGCGGAAGAAGAGCGCAAGTCAGCGCGCCGAGGACGCCGGACGGTGGAGCCGGAGGATGAGGAAGAGGACGAGGCCGTCGACGAAGTAGAAGAGGATGCGATCGACGAGGACGAGGAACTGGACGAAGACGTCGACGCCGAGGAGGAGGAGGAGGAGGAGGCGCCCGCCCAGGCCGCTCGTGCCCGTGCGGCGCGGGCGCTTGCCGGTCCCAAGGTGAACATGCCCAGTCCGCAGCGCATGGCGCGAGCGGAGCCCTATCCAAAGCAGATCGAGAACTGGCGGTTGCCGTCGCTGGATCTTCTGGAGGCGCCGCAGTTCAACTTCAGCGCCCAGCAGGAAACGGCCGTGCGGGAGCAGGCCAAAGTCCTGGAGGGCACGTTGAGCGAGTTCCGGCTGGACGCGCGGGTCGTGGAGATCGACACGGGGCCGGTCATCACGATGTTCGAGCTGCGGCTGGGTTCGGGTGTGAAGGTCTCGCAGATTTCGGCCCTTTCGAATGATATCGCCCGGGCGCTGAAGGCACACGCCATTCGCGTGGTGGCGCCGATTTCGGGGAAAAACACGATCGGCGTCGAGGTTCCCAACCTGCAAAAGGAACAGGTCCGCCTGAAAGAGCTGATGACCATGGCGGGCAAAAAGGCGTCGGAGCAGAACCTGCCCCTCTTTCTTGGGAAAGACGCGAGCGGCGCGGCGCTGGTGACGGACCTGACCAAGATGCCGCACCTGCTGATCGCGGGCACGACGGGATCGGGAAAGAGCGTGTGCCTGAATGCGATCATCCTCAGTCTGCTGATGACCAAACGGCCGGACCATGTGAAGCTGATTCTGATCGACCCGAAAATGGTGGAGATGAGTCAGTTCAAGGAAGTGCCGCACCTGATGTGTCCGATCGTCACGGACATGGCCCGGGCGGAGAAGATCCTGGAATGGGCCGTGACGAAAATGGACGAGCGCTACGAACTGCTGGCCGAGGCTCGCGTGCGAGACATCGCTTCGTACAACCGGCTGGGCGCGGACGAGCTGTATCGGCGCATGGAGCCGACGACGGATGAAGAGAAGGCCCAGATTTCAACGCACCTGCCGTTCATCGTGATCGTGATCGACGAGCTTGCGGACCTGATGATGACCTCGGCCAAGGAAGTCGAGCATCATCTGTCGCGGCTGGCGCAAAAGTCTCGGGCGGTGGGGATCCACATCATCGTGGCGACGCAGCGTCCCGAGGCGAAGGTGCTGACGGGGCTTATCAAATCCAACCTCCCTTGCCGGATTTGCTTCCGCGTGGCGTCGCGGCTGGACTCGCGGATCGTGCTCGACCAGAACGGCGGCGAGGTACTGCTGGGACAGGGCGATATGCTGCTGCTGCCGCCGGGCATGCATAAGCTGACGCGAGCGCAGGGAACGTTCCTGGACGACAGGGAGGTCCAAGCCGTCCTGGATGATCTTGCCAGCCGGGCCAAGCCGGAATTCCATCCGGAACTGGTGCGGATCAAGACGCCGGGCGAGGAAGGTGACCTCTCCCTGCGTGACCCGCTCTTCGACGATGCGGTGCGGATCATTCTCGAGTCGCGGCGCGGAAGCGTGAGTTTGCTTCAGCGGCGGCTCAACGTCGGCTATTCGCGGGCGTCGCGGCTGATCGACCAGATGGCGGAAGCGGGAATCGTCGGAGACTACAAGGGCTCGCAGGCGCGGGAAGTGACGCTGACGCTCGAGGAGTGGGATGCGATCCGGTCGCGGATGGAGGAAGAAGAGAACGAGGAGGCGACGGTATCGACGGAGCATGAAGGGTAG
- a CDS encoding alkaline phosphatase family protein yields MVVGSWCSPAQAYIGPGAGFAVGSTVVAFFFAFLSGLAAIFLWPIRWLFRFMRSRRAMSRARIRRAVILGLDGMEPSLAEQFMAEGRMPNLKRLAEQGCYKKLATTAPPLSPVAWSTFLTGCNPGKHNIFDFLTRDKRTYLPLLSSVSIHGPRRTMKIGRWSVPLGKPEIRLLRRGKPFWNVLGEHGIFSNIIRVPITFPPERFRGVLLSAMCVPDLRGSQGTFSFYTTRSEADEEHIGGEQIRVRREGDVIRSHLVGPSVSSEGNGGPLKCPFELRITGKDRAILKVNGESISLTRGEYTPWVRVSFRAGPGVKVRGICEFLLQATEPEVELYVTPIQIDPERPAMAIAHPTVFSTYLAKNQGMYATLGLAEDTWGLNAKILSDDDFLHQCLEADQEREEMFFDALEKVRSGLVTCVFDNTDRIQHMFWRYIDPDHPAHAGQAPVQHRKAIEELYERMDDLVGRTMEACDDDRTLLMVVSDHGFAPFRRGIDLNVWLEQNGYLKLKPDGRGKKYLAGVDWENTRAYCLGLAGIWLNVKGRESQGVVEPEEAAVLRDELCARLTGLQDEERGAPAVRRAMNAHRIYRGPYKEDAPDIILGYERGYRVSWEAAIGQVTDALFHDNMKAWSGDHCIDPTLVPGVLFCNRAISDERPRLMDLGATVLDLFGVDVPRHMDGAALKVADIDGTFSGNGVRAQTAGQTE; encoded by the coding sequence ATCGTCGTCGGGAGTTGGTGCTCACCGGCTCAGGCCTACATCGGACCGGGCGCCGGATTCGCGGTCGGCTCGACGGTCGTCGCATTCTTCTTTGCATTTCTTTCCGGTCTCGCGGCGATTTTCCTCTGGCCGATTCGATGGCTTTTCCGATTCATGCGCAGCCGGCGGGCGATGTCGCGGGCGCGGATTCGGCGAGCGGTGATTCTCGGTCTGGACGGCATGGAGCCGAGCCTGGCGGAACAGTTCATGGCCGAGGGCCGGATGCCGAACCTCAAACGGCTCGCCGAGCAGGGTTGTTACAAGAAGCTGGCGACGACGGCCCCGCCACTGTCTCCAGTGGCCTGGTCCACCTTTCTCACAGGCTGCAACCCGGGCAAGCACAATATCTTCGACTTCCTCACGCGGGATAAGCGCACCTATCTGCCGCTGCTTTCTTCCGTGAGCATTCATGGCCCGCGCCGGACCATGAAAATCGGGCGGTGGTCCGTGCCGCTGGGAAAGCCGGAGATCCGTTTGCTTCGGCGCGGCAAGCCGTTCTGGAACGTGCTCGGCGAGCACGGCATTTTCAGCAATATCATTCGCGTGCCCATCACGTTTCCGCCGGAGCGGTTTCGGGGCGTGCTGCTTTCGGCGATGTGCGTTCCGGATCTGCGGGGCAGCCAGGGAACCTTCAGCTTCTATACGACACGATCTGAAGCCGACGAGGAGCACATCGGCGGCGAGCAGATCCGCGTGCGGCGCGAGGGTGACGTCATCCGGTCACACCTGGTGGGGCCGAGCGTTTCGTCGGAAGGAAACGGCGGGCCGCTGAAGTGCCCCTTCGAGCTGCGCATCACGGGGAAAGACAGGGCGATTCTCAAGGTCAACGGGGAGTCGATTTCGCTGACGCGGGGAGAGTATACGCCGTGGGTGCGGGTCTCGTTCCGCGCCGGCCCGGGGGTGAAAGTAAGGGGCATTTGCGAGTTCCTGCTGCAAGCGACAGAGCCGGAGGTCGAGTTGTACGTAACGCCGATCCAGATCGACCCGGAGCGGCCGGCGATGGCGATCGCGCATCCGACGGTGTTCTCCACGTACCTGGCGAAGAACCAGGGGATGTACGCGACACTGGGACTGGCGGAGGACACGTGGGGACTCAATGCGAAAATCCTGAGCGACGATGACTTTTTGCACCAATGCCTGGAGGCGGACCAAGAGCGCGAAGAGATGTTCTTCGATGCGCTGGAGAAAGTGCGGAGCGGACTGGTGACGTGCGTGTTCGACAACACGGATCGTATCCAGCACATGTTCTGGCGGTACATCGATCCGGATCATCCGGCGCATGCGGGACAGGCGCCGGTGCAGCACCGCAAGGCGATCGAGGAGCTCTACGAGCGGATGGATGATCTCGTGGGACGGACGATGGAGGCGTGCGATGACGATCGCACACTGCTCATGGTCGTCTCGGATCATGGGTTCGCGCCGTTCCGTCGGGGCATCGATCTGAACGTATGGCTGGAGCAGAACGGCTATCTGAAGCTAAAACCGGACGGGCGGGGGAAGAAGTATCTGGCGGGCGTGGACTGGGAGAACACGCGAGCGTACTGCCTGGGGCTGGCGGGAATCTGGCTGAACGTGAAAGGCCGGGAGTCCCAAGGGGTGGTCGAACCCGAAGAGGCGGCGGTGCTGCGCGACGAATTGTGCGCGCGGCTGACGGGCTTGCAGGACGAGGAAAGAGGCGCGCCCGCGGTGCGGCGGGCGATGAACGCGCACCGGATCTATCGCGGGCCGTACAAGGAGGACGCGCCGGATATCATATTGGGATATGAACGAGGCTACCGGGTGAGCTGGGAGGCAGCGATCGGGCAAGTCACCGACGCACTGTTCCACGACAACATGAAGGCGTGGAGCGGAGATCACTGTATCGACCCGACGCTGGTGCCGGGTGTGCTGTTCTGCAACCGGGCGATCTCTGACGAGCGGCCTCGGCTGATGGATCTGGGAGCGACGGTGCTCGATCTGTTCGGCGTCGATGTCCCCCGGCACATGGACGGCGCGGCGCTCAAGGTGGCGGATATCGATGGCACGTTCTCCGGCAATGGAGTGCGCGCCCAAACGGCAGGTCAAACGGAATGA